From the genome of Phlebotomus papatasi isolate M1 chromosome 2, Ppap_2.1, whole genome shotgun sequence:
aaaacctgtttcatggtaatgggtaggtgcaatgttagTTGTCTCTGCGAATTTCAGAcgtagttgcacattgctgtgaatccgggagttcttccggcGTTGATGCGTTCTCGATGAAACTTCAAAGtacacttcatccacgtcttattccaagtatattttgtcgctttcgttcaggacaaaattgtcgtCTGGGcattatgtggatgatttcgtggTCATTGatcttgaaatgttttttttttccttttttgaagtcatctacaagagtaaaaagttatgaatttacaacatttacgtagaattattttataaattatcaaaatattacctgcttcagtcagtatttcactgggaaatctcagctaaatgatATTATCACACaaaattacacgaataattaactattttgcgcacacataaacaaaaacatgaaacattctgacctcaaaacttggaaaatccattcggtatttttttacctttatggacgattgggtcatatatgacccatgaaaattataaagctttcctgaaaataccaataaactataatttttactttgttgagaaatattatgtatagttattacaatttctagtcccaagaagtttttgcttaaaaaaaattagaaatattaaaaatattaaaattcaagcaccattgtgaaaatttgaaaattcgtaatttttgggcttaaatattttttatatagcaagtagctgtagatttgcaaaaaatattctagattcctacatctttctactttgtgatttggtaaaaacattagaaagaaataacttcaggtagtcaggaaaaattattttctctatgggtcacgggtgacccagttgtccttaaagggttaaaccgattcaaatcactcaaaagattccacaaaatagttttaagagtaataagattgattttcggacaagaattacttatcggttatgaaccggttcataactgattggaaccggttcagttttatcggaaattccaagatctttccaacaaTCCCAAACAACGATTGTATTCGGATCTTTTGCCataaaatgattcaacgggattttcgtataaagacAAAATGTCCGCTTGgataatctttaaatttaaaaaatatccaaaaaagaaaaacatcgcAGGACGCGTaggagaaggggaggggtggggaaaACGATGTACATGTTAACAACAATCCTTGGGTCACTTATAGGGGGTTTcctgagtaggggagactggggcaaaaagttacaaatcgaaaatttcaaaattcaatatcatcaaagataaaaaagatagcaacttaaaattttttttcccagATAGCCTCGgttgaccttcttcaatgtcgtaagtttcttagaattcgaacaaggaatttagaaaataaaaaattttgaaatttttagccctatttttgaaataatttccttatagcagatatcatttttttaatagatgCACTAgttaatatttcctaaatgatttggattctttgaatacgaagccgctatctattttagaattttacaaagattcttttctctagaaattctttttattaaaaatgaccacttggggtaaaaagtaacaaaacgtatggagcaaaaagtaagaaaaaccgaagcaatttctgatgtctcatggcgaaaagaaacgttattatcatgtctcgccgcttgttgtttgcattggtcaaccgatttgcagtcttttgtgtttttttctaaaattcgcttaaaaagagcttttcccgttcagatagagaaagcactgttttacaaaggtgtagatgaataaatttcttttgaaaatatgttatctaggttttttttttaatttacggaagcccgttataaagcaaatcaaattgtgataatgttccatgcctggtactatttgccccagcatttttgagaatggtcacaagattatcttttagaaaacagctcgataaatgtatttccttacaaaatagaggaaaattactttcacaaaattgtagagcggtaaatttcctataaaactgcgttaattagaaatttttgaagcgctcgagtagcttgtaaaaaaataaaatatcctttttgtgactttttgctccagtctcccctatttatattttttcgattttgtcaataaaatttgtaatgaaAGAATTACGCCTACCGTAAtccttttatttaaatattatcaataattctcttttatcttaattctaaaatataatttttttttgcagatgtCCTGCAGGATCTGATGAACTTGAGGATGGAAATGAGAATTTAGTAATGATCGAGAAAATACCACCACCAGATGATCTTGACATATCATTGCCTATCACAGAAGgtatattttattgcatttcccttttgttttgtgaaatcatcgattgattttttttgtttattgtgTTAAAATTTCTAGGAGATTGTAAAAACTTCGCTCAAAATATCCTCAGAAGTGAAGTTTCTATTAAGAATATCCTGTCGCAAACGGAAATACTTGGGACACAAATTGGTGATTTGCTCAATGATGGCCAAAGATGCTGCGACTTTTTGATAGATAATCCAATGAGAAATTATGTGCCACCTGAAAAGAAAGTTAACGGACATACTTACAAGGAATACGAAACGGAATTCATGTTGCACTATCGTCAAATAGCGGAAAGTGAATAATgaaatttgtttctttttcgactagaaatttatttacatttttattacaTGCATTCTATTCTCAATTCGCTTGTTTTTAATActgattttcaataaaaagtgttctattttttgcaaaagttgACAGAGGAGAATACTTAAAGCGAAGACAAAATTAAATACTGCTAATGGCACAAGACATATTTGGTgggaattcttaaaatttctaaaatgtgATTCAGTGTTAAAAcaaaattatgagaaatttggaaaatacttAAAGACTCATGGCTCGAGTCATTCTTAAACGGAAATCACGATAGAGAGTTTTACCACCAACTGGCACACGATTCAAGTACATATCGAGACTCATGAGGCACAAGGCCTTCCCGTTCATTGGGAACTTCTGTGCAATATCAGGTGTTATTGTAAGGCCTTCTAATACTGCCAGATCATTGAGCCACTTCCACACGTGTGCCCGTGTCCAGTCTCTTGGATCTGTAGAGGAAGGTAAAAGAGTTCTTTAATATTTGCACTTTTGCTTGTTAAGTTTTTATTACCTATCGGAAGTTCATCTGATTCTATTAGGTAATTCGTATTTTCCCATGTCGTTTTCTCATTATTTGTTGTCTTGTGCAGTTTTGACCAGCAGCAGTCTGATTCCTTAGAATAAACTGTCACGCCGGAGAGATCAAGAGGT
Proteins encoded in this window:
- the LOC129801610 gene encoding uncharacterized protein LOC129801610; this encodes MQVENSKWSNRLPPLDLSGVTVYSKESDCCWSKLHKTTNNEKTTWENTNYLIESDELPIDPRDWTRAHVWKWLNDLAVLEGLTITPDIAQKFPMNGKALCLMSLDMYLNRVPVGGKTLYRDFRLRMTRAMSL